GCCGGGGCCGCAGGCGCCGGCGCGCGCGGCGCCGTGACCGCGACGGGCGGATGCGTCGCTGCGGGAGACGCGGCGGGTGCCGGCGGCGCCGGTGCGGGACCAACCTGCGCGCCGGGGGGCGCGGCCGCATCGCCGAGGGCGAGCGCGATTTCACCGGGACGCGAGGCCACGGCGAATTTCAACGCGTGATCTAGATCGAAGACGATCCGCGTAATGAACGGATGCACTTGAAACTGTCCGCCGCGCACGCGCGTCACGCCCGCCGTGCCGACATCCTGCGGAACGCTTGGGAGTCGGGAGACCGCGCCGGCCACGTCGACCACGAGACGCTCCGGCAGGTGGAGCAGGTGCACGGCGACTCGCACCGGGCCGGTCGCGGTGACCCGCACGGCGAGACCGGCGCCGTCCGGACGCCAGGTGACGTTCATGACCTGGGCGAGCGCGATCTGGGTGTGCCCGTCGTCTCCGTCCACCACGTACGCGCCGAGCGCTCGCAGCAGCGCTACCGCGGGCGCCCACACGGCCCCGTCGCGGAGGACGGGCGCCACCGGGAGATCCCACGGAGTCCCCTCGACCAGCGCGCGCGTCTGGCCCGGCACGATGCGCACCACCCTGCCGGCCGCGCCGGTGAGCGTGAGCGTCTGC
Above is a genomic segment from bacterium containing:
- a CDS encoding stalk domain-containing protein → MSLRAAALTLVLLFARPLPSLGQASPPHLLINDTDVTQGVTPQIQDGVLLLPADLIARAFVASATWDQAAQTLTLTGAAGRVVRIVPGQTRALVEGTPWDLPVAPVLRDGAVWAPAVALLRALGAYVVDGDDGHTQIALAQVMNVTWRPDGAGLAVRVTATGPVRVAVHLLHLPERLVVDVAGAVSRLPSVPQDVGTAGVTRVRGGQFQVHPFITRIVFDLDHALKFAVASRPGEIALALGDAAAPPGAQVGPAPAPPAPAASPAATHPPVAVTAPRAPAPAAPA